The DNA region GTGCCCGACAACGGGTTGCCGGAGAATGCCGTGGAACGCGTCGCCTTGCGCGCGATGCCGCTCACCGCATGGCTGGCGAAGGTCTGGGCGCTCAGCGTGAGCGCCACCTCGTGCATTGCCACGTCGAGCCATTCGCCGCGCCGGCGTACCTGGCCGTCGAGCCGGTCTCGCGCTCGACGATGCAGCGCCGCAATGATGCCGAGCGCGGCCTGCGTGCCAGTGGCGTAGTCGATGATCGGCAGTCCGATGCGCTGCGGCCGGCCCTGCGCATCGGCATTGGCCGCCATCAGCCCGCTTGCCGCCTGGATCACGTGGTCATAGGCGCGCCGGCCGGCGCGCTCGCCGGTCTGCCCATAGCCGGTGATGGAGCAGACGATCAGCTCCGGGTGCCGCTCGACCAGCTCCTGCGGATCGAAGCCCAGGCTGGCCAGCTTGCCGGGACGGAAGTTCTCCACCAGCACATCGGCGGAAGCAATCAGCCGACCCAGCGCGGCCCGCACCTCGGGATCGCGGGCATCGACGGCGATGGACTTCTTGCCCGCGGCCTGCATCACGAAACCCTCGCCCAGTTCGAACGCCGCGAGCTTGGGATCCTGGACGGTGCTGCGGATGATGTCGCATTCGTCGTGCCGTTCGATCCGGATCACCTCGGCCCCGAGGACGGCGAGGATGTAGGTCGCATAGGGCCCCGCCAGGATATGGGTCCAGTCGACGATGCGCACGCCGGCCAGCGGCGGCCGGGCAGCCGCTTGGATGTCTTGGTTCATGGTCGATTACGGCAGCTTGACGCCGCTGTCGCGGACGTAGCGTTCCCATTTGGCGATCTCGTCGGCGACGAATTTCTGCGCCGTGGCGCGTTCCCCGTCGACCTCCAGGCCGCTGCTCGCCTGCCGCAGCTTGATCCCCTCGGGCGAGCGAAGCATGCGCCGGGCGGCGGCATTGAGCTTCTCGATCACGGCCGGGGGCGTGCCGGCTGGAACGAAGACCACGTTCCACGACAGGAAGTCCATGTCCAGCCCCTGCTCGATCGCCGTGGGGACGCCGGGCAAGCCCGGCAGCCGCTGCTTCGCGGCGACCGCCACCGGCCGGACCCGGCCGTCCGCCACCAATGGTCCCGCCGCCCCCATGTCGGCGATCGCCAGCGTGATCTGCCGGCCCGCCAGGTCGGTGAGCGACTGGCCGTTGCCCTTGTAGCTGACGCTCACAAGGTCGACGCCGCTCTGGCGTTTGAGCAGTTCGCAAGCCACCAGCGTCACGGCATTGCCGGTGCCGCAGCTGGCCCCGCGCGGTTCGGACTTGGCGGATGCCAACGCCTTCTGCACCGTCTCGCCAGCTATGCCAGGCGCGGCAAAGATCACCGGCGGCGAGGCGAAGACCACCGCAACGGCCTCGAAATTCTCGGCCTTGTACGCGATGCGGTCGACGAACAGCGCATAGTTGGCCGCGTTGGCGGTCCCGCTACCCATCAGGACGGTGTAGCCATCGGCAGGCGCCTTGGCCGCCTGCTGCGTGCCGACCATCGCATTGGCCCCGGGCCGGTTCTCGACCACGACGGTGGCGCCAGTCTCTTCCTGGATGAACTTCGCGTACAGGCGCGAGATGATGTCGGTCGTGCTGCCAGGCCCGAAAGGCGCCACGATGGTGATCGGCTTTGCCGGCCAGGGGTCGGCGGCATGGACACCGCCAGCTGCCAGCACCAAGCCGGCCAGAAGCGCAGCGCAGGAACGGATTCGTGTCCTCATCGTCTGGTCCCCCAAGTGACGTTCATGGTGAGCAAGGGTAAGCACCTTCCACCCGACCTGCCATAAACTTGTGCAAGCCTGCCATCCCGGAATGGAATACCCATGCGTGTGGACGACCTGCGCAACTTCGTCGCCGTGGCCGACGCCGGCTCCCTGGCGCGCGCGGCCAATGACCTGGGCGCCAGCCAGCCCACGCTGTCGAAATCACTGGCGCGGCTCGAGCGCGCATTGCGCGTGCAGCTGGTCGAGCGCCATGCGCGCGGCGTGCGCCTGACGGCCGCAGGCGCCACGTTGCTGCTGCACGCCCGCCATGTGGATGTCGACGTCCGGGACGCGCTGGCGGCGCTCCGGGACCTGCGCCAGGGCGAGTCCGGCAGCGTGCGCATCGGCATCGGGGTCGGCATTCCGCAGGCCCTGACGGCAGCGGCGTGCCAGCCGCTGATTGCCTCGGGGCGAATTTCGATCGAGATCCAGGGTGGCATGTCCGACTCCCTGTTCCAGGCCGTGCTCTCGGGCCAGGCGGACTTCGCGCTCACCGGCGTGCGCCCGCCGGAAGGGGCGCGGCTCGCATGGACGCCGCTGTTTCGCGACCCGATGGTCGCAGTGGCGCATCGCTCGCATCCGCTGGCCGCGGCACGCAAGGTCAGCTGGTCCATGCTCGCCAAGGAGGCCTGGATCGTGCCGAATCTCGGAACCATCACCCGTGACTGGTTCGAGCAGCAGTTCCGCGACCGTGCGCTCGCGCCGCCGGCGCGCCTCGTCAGCCTGCGCGGCTACCCCACTTTCTACGAGCTTGCGGCCGACGGCTCCGC from Ramlibacter pinisoli includes:
- a CDS encoding LysR family transcriptional regulator, with the translated sequence MRVDDLRNFVAVADAGSLARAANDLGASQPTLSKSLARLERALRVQLVERHARGVRLTAAGATLLLHARHVDVDVRDALAALRDLRQGESGSVRIGIGVGIPQALTAAACQPLIASGRISIEIQGGMSDSLFQAVLSGQADFALTGVRPPEGARLAWTPLFRDPMVAVAHRSHPLAAARKVSWSMLAKEAWIVPNLGTITRDWFEQQFRDRALAPPARLVSLRGYPTFYELAADGSALLLVALSLARAGRDAQFVEIKRPPDWRSERVVGLLAREGGYASAAAARAMKAVTTAAQRMFRGTAL
- a CDS encoding tripartite tricarboxylate transporter substrate binding protein; translated protein: MRTRIRSCAALLAGLVLAAGGVHAADPWPAKPITIVAPFGPGSTTDIISRLYAKFIQEETGATVVVENRPGANAMVGTQQAAKAPADGYTVLMGSGTANAANYALFVDRIAYKAENFEAVAVVFASPPVIFAAPGIAGETVQKALASAKSEPRGASCGTGNAVTLVACELLKRQSGVDLVSVSYKGNGQSLTDLAGRQITLAIADMGAAGPLVADGRVRPVAVAAKQRLPGLPGVPTAIEQGLDMDFLSWNVVFVPAGTPPAVIEKLNAAARRMLRSPEGIKLRQASSGLEVDGERATAQKFVADEIAKWERYVRDSGVKLP
- a CDS encoding CaiB/BaiF CoA transferase family protein, with protein sequence MNQDIQAAARPPLAGVRIVDWTHILAGPYATYILAVLGAEVIRIERHDECDIIRSTVQDPKLAAFELGEGFVMQAAGKKSIAVDARDPEVRAALGRLIASADVLVENFRPGKLASLGFDPQELVERHPELIVCSITGYGQTGERAGRRAYDHVIQAASGLMAANADAQGRPQRIGLPIIDYATGTQAALGIIAALHRRARDRLDGQVRRRGEWLDVAMHEVALTLSAQTFASHAVSGIARKATRSTAFSGNPLSGTFETAKGYLAIVCNSEAQNSAFLRAMRADGVEAPEVERLAHLLRDRAVEDVHAWLAPVLARREAVQWEAFFRVHEVPAAEALSPAAAYEAVKNDRARWPEVELANADGRKVCVPGAGFDSSLTLLPPLTAPPLRGEHTLEVLRGAGMDARTLESALARGAIRHPWPAGERKTA